One part of the Brevundimonas sp. NIBR11 genome encodes these proteins:
- a CDS encoding outer membrane beta-barrel protein: MMKTFAAVSAAALAVVAMPAAAQDWSGAYFGGFAGYQGLGEQEGETVRFDTNLDGTYGDTVRTTAAADAFSPGFCDGQPNDNNAAAGCEGDDDGNGEFGLRFGYDWQAGPIVFGVVGDAGTSSLEDRVTAFSTTPANYVFERETQYLLAARVRLGYAMGRYLPYVTGGYATARLENNFSSSNVANSFAPRTDETDATGYQIGGGIETKVSDRISLGVEYLYSDLEEDDPYIVRTGPGTAPATNPFLLVNSQGTDMRRSSENLELHSFRVTAAVRF, from the coding sequence ATGATGAAGACCTTCGCCGCCGTGAGCGCGGCCGCTCTCGCCGTGGTCGCCATGCCCGCCGCTGCCCAGGATTGGTCCGGCGCCTATTTCGGCGGTTTCGCCGGCTATCAGGGCCTCGGTGAGCAGGAGGGCGAGACCGTCCGTTTCGACACCAATCTGGACGGCACCTACGGCGACACCGTGCGCACGACTGCCGCAGCCGACGCCTTCTCGCCCGGCTTCTGCGACGGTCAGCCGAATGACAACAACGCCGCCGCCGGTTGCGAAGGCGACGACGACGGCAACGGCGAGTTCGGCCTGCGTTTCGGCTATGACTGGCAGGCCGGCCCCATCGTCTTCGGCGTCGTCGGCGACGCCGGCACGAGCAGCCTGGAAGACCGCGTCACCGCCTTCTCGACCACTCCGGCCAACTATGTCTTCGAGCGCGAGACTCAGTACCTGCTCGCCGCCCGCGTGCGCCTCGGCTACGCCATGGGCCGCTATCTTCCCTATGTGACCGGCGGCTACGCCACGGCCCGTCTGGAGAACAACTTCTCCAGCTCGAACGTCGCCAACAGCTTCGCCCCGCGCACGGACGAGACCGACGCCACAGGCTACCAAATCGGCGGCGGCATTGAGACCAAGGTCAGCGACCGCATCAGCCTGGGCGTGGAATACCTCTATTCCGACCTGGAAGAGGACGATCCCTACATCGTCCGCACCGGCCCCGGCACCGCCCCGGCCACCAACCCGTTCCTGCTGGTGAATTCGCAAGGCACGGACATGCGCCGCTCGAGCGAGAACCTCGAACTGCATTCCTTCCGCGTGACGGCCGCCGTCCGCTTCTAA
- a CDS encoding SIMPL domain-containing protein, which translates to MTRTFKASFLAKMMAATALTFVAAPAFAQSAPTTPMQVHAMAAQPALNLSAYGEVKVAPDMATITFGVTTEAPTAQAAMADNARRMQEVFAALSRAGIADRDIQTSGLNLSPQYDYQNDQPPRLRGYQASNQVTVVINDLTKVGSTADAVVGAGVNQINGISFGLKDPKGAEDQARVLAVRALQDKARLYAQALGVELGAVRSLNEGGGYTPQPPMPMYALRVQATSADASTPVSAGEMTIRIDITGTYDLGR; encoded by the coding sequence ATGACCCGCACCTTCAAGGCCTCCTTCCTGGCCAAGATGATGGCTGCGACGGCCCTGACGTTCGTCGCTGCGCCCGCCTTCGCCCAGTCCGCCCCGACCACTCCGATGCAGGTGCACGCCATGGCCGCCCAGCCCGCCCTCAACCTCTCGGCCTATGGCGAGGTCAAGGTCGCGCCCGACATGGCCACCATCACCTTCGGCGTCACGACGGAGGCCCCGACGGCCCAGGCCGCCATGGCCGACAACGCTCGCCGCATGCAGGAGGTCTTCGCCGCCCTCAGCCGCGCCGGCATCGCCGATCGCGACATCCAGACCTCCGGCCTGAACCTGTCGCCCCAGTACGACTACCAGAATGACCAGCCGCCCCGTCTGCGCGGCTACCAGGCTTCGAACCAGGTCACGGTGGTCATCAACGACCTGACGAAGGTCGGTTCGACCGCCGACGCGGTGGTCGGCGCCGGGGTCAACCAGATCAACGGCATTTCCTTTGGCCTCAAGGATCCCAAGGGCGCCGAGGATCAGGCCCGCGTCCTCGCCGTCCGCGCCCTGCAGGACAAGGCGCGCCTCTACGCCCAGGCCCTGGGCGTCGAATTGGGCGCCGTCCGCTCGCTGAACGAAGGCGGCGGCTACACGCCCCAGCCGCCGATGCCGATGTACGCGTTGCGGGTTCAAGCCACCTCGGCCGATGCGTCCACGCCGGTTTCCGCGGGCGAGATGACCATCCGGATCGACATCACCGGGACCTACGATCTGGGTCGATAG
- a CDS encoding pirin family protein, translated as MIERRPFESLGGANHGWLNAKHHFSFANYYDPNRMSWGNLRVWNDDEIAAGSGFPPHPHSDMEIITYVREGAITHEDSLGNKGRTEAGDVQVMSAGTGIRHAEYNAEATTTTLFQIWIEPTKRGEKPSWGAKPFPKGDRSGQFVVLASGFDGDIEGKGGDALPIRTDARLVAATLKAGESATYPLGANRRGYLVPAVGQVEVNGVRLNARDGAAITDEATITVTAVNDAEIVLVDAA; from the coding sequence ATGATCGAGCGCAGACCGTTCGAAAGCCTGGGCGGCGCCAACCATGGCTGGCTGAACGCCAAACACCATTTCTCCTTCGCCAACTACTATGATCCGAACCGGATGAGCTGGGGCAATCTGCGCGTCTGGAACGACGACGAGATCGCCGCCGGGTCGGGCTTCCCACCGCATCCCCACTCGGACATGGAGATCATCACCTACGTCCGCGAAGGGGCGATCACCCACGAGGACAGCCTGGGCAACAAGGGCCGCACCGAGGCCGGCGACGTCCAGGTGATGAGCGCCGGCACGGGCATCCGCCACGCCGAGTACAATGCCGAAGCCACCACCACGACCCTGTTCCAGATCTGGATCGAGCCGACCAAGCGCGGCGAGAAACCCAGCTGGGGCGCCAAACCCTTCCCCAAGGGCGATCGCTCGGGTCAGTTCGTGGTCCTGGCCTCCGGTTTCGACGGCGACATCGAGGGCAAGGGTGGCGACGCCCTGCCGATCCGCACGGACGCCCGTCTGGTCGCCGCGACCCTGAAGGCCGGCGAAAGCGCGACCTATCCTCTGGGCGCCAACCGTCGCGGCTATCTGGTCCCGGCGGTGGGTCAGGTCGAGGTCAACGGCGTCCGCCTGAACGCCCGCGACGGCGCGGCCATCACCGACGAGGCGACGATCACGGTCACCGCCGTCAACGACGCGGAGATCGTCCTGGTCGACGCGGCCTGA
- a CDS encoding DoxX family protein: MNIFNGASKYQSQALAILRIVTGLTFMAHGIIKLFGFPAGAQPGQQEIMSLMGVAGLLEGVGGLLIVLGLFTRPTAFILSGMMAVAYFMAHFPQSFYPAVNGGDAAILFSFIFLYLVTSGPGAWSLDKR, from the coding sequence ATGAACATTTTCAATGGCGCGTCGAAATACCAATCCCAGGCGCTGGCGATCCTTCGCATCGTCACCGGTCTGACCTTCATGGCCCACGGCATCATCAAGCTGTTCGGCTTCCCTGCGGGCGCCCAGCCGGGCCAGCAGGAAATCATGTCCCTCATGGGCGTGGCCGGCCTTCTGGAAGGCGTCGGCGGCCTTTTGATCGTCCTCGGCCTGTTCACCCGTCCGACCGCCTTCATCCTCTCGGGCATGATGGCGGTCGCCTATTTCATGGCCCACTTCCCGCAGAGCTTCTATCCGGCCGTGAACGGCGGCGATGCGGCCATCCTGTTCAGCTTCATCTTCCTCTACCTGGTGACGTCGGGCCCCGGCGCCTGGAGCCTCGACAAGCGATAA
- a CDS encoding PhoH family protein has protein sequence MEALMTKRAALKRQAREGGAFDGPDYGQDTKVRRLPTPHTRGGWSPHPSNDDRDQAYLKTLKPKSEGQAALLNAIDAHNLTLALGPAGTGKTYLAVAKAVEALEAGKVGRIVLSRPAVEAGESIGFLPGAMEDKLAPYLRPLYDALSDRLSMKRVGALMAEGLIEIAPIGYMRGRTLNNAFVVVDEAQNCTYTQLKMLLTRLGWHSTMVVTGDPHQSDLLPGVSGLADIAARLEVVPEISVVRLAEGDIVRHPLVASMIGVL, from the coding sequence CTGGAGGCGTTGATGACCAAGCGTGCAGCCCTGAAGCGTCAAGCTCGCGAAGGCGGAGCTTTTGACGGTCCCGATTATGGCCAGGACACGAAAGTCCGCCGCTTGCCGACACCCCACACGCGCGGCGGCTGGTCGCCCCATCCATCGAACGACGACCGCGATCAGGCCTATCTGAAGACGCTGAAGCCCAAGTCCGAGGGACAGGCCGCGCTGCTGAACGCCATCGACGCCCACAACCTGACCCTCGCGCTGGGCCCGGCAGGCACGGGCAAGACCTATCTGGCCGTCGCCAAGGCTGTGGAGGCGCTGGAAGCCGGCAAGGTCGGGCGCATCGTGCTGAGCCGCCCGGCGGTGGAGGCGGGTGAGTCGATCGGCTTCCTGCCCGGCGCGATGGAGGACAAGCTGGCCCCCTATCTGCGCCCCCTGTACGACGCCCTGTCGGACCGGCTGTCGATGAAAAGGGTCGGCGCCCTGATGGCGGAGGGCCTGATCGAGATCGCCCCGATCGGCTATATGCGCGGCCGCACGCTGAACAACGCCTTCGTCGTCGTCGATGAGGCGCAGAACTGCACCTACACCCAGTTGAAGATGCTGCTGACGCGCCTGGGCTGGCATTCGACCATGGTCGTGACGGGCGACCCGCATCAGTCGGACCTTCTGCCCGGCGTTTCGGGGCTGGCCGATATCGCGGCCCGGCTGGAGGTCGTGCCTGAGATCTCGGTGGTGCGTCTGGCCGAGGGCGACATCGTCCGGCACCCGCTGGTCGCGAGCATGATCGGCGTCCTGTAA
- a CDS encoding gamma carbonic anhydrase family protein, protein MTIYSLADKKPQLPPEGEYWIADSADVVGDVILKSGASVWFGAVVRADNETMTIGENTNIQDASVLHSDPGSPLVIGRDVTVGHKVMLHGCTIGDNTLIGIGSVILNRAVIGKNCLIGANTLIPEGKVIPDGSLVMGQPGKVVRELTEAQIAGLAMSAQHYVQNWRRYAAELIPLS, encoded by the coding sequence ATGACGATCTATTCGCTGGCGGACAAGAAACCGCAGCTTCCGCCAGAGGGCGAATACTGGATCGCGGACAGTGCTGATGTCGTAGGAGACGTGATTCTGAAGTCGGGCGCCAGCGTCTGGTTCGGCGCCGTCGTCCGCGCCGACAACGAGACCATGACCATCGGCGAGAACACCAACATCCAGGACGCCAGCGTCCTGCACTCCGATCCGGGTTCGCCCCTGGTCATCGGCCGCGATGTGACCGTGGGCCACAAGGTCATGCTTCACGGCTGCACGATCGGCGACAACACCCTGATCGGCATCGGCTCGGTGATCCTGAACCGGGCGGTGATCGGAAAGAACTGCCTGATCGGCGCCAACACCCTCATTCCCGAGGGCAAGGTGATCCCCGACGGGTCGCTGGTCATGGGCCAGCCGGGCAAGGTCGTCCGCGAACTGACCGAGGCCCAGATCGCCGGTCTGGCGATGTCGGCTCAGCACTATGTGCAGAACTGGCGGCGATACGCGGCGGAGCTGATCCCCCTGTCATAG
- a CDS encoding PAS domain-containing protein — MFHPGTQTLIDHWAALPEAGRIPARAAFEPMGMGRLVPQLFTADRATEGATFRLAGAWIETLHARPMRGVSWLELWAPDSRPLVADAVVQIFREARPVVMVAEAARLRGVLEIVIAPVRRPDGTPNRLIGLYQPIMEQERRSEAVGPLSARLSIGVGLPSRAPLTLAALDGRRIA, encoded by the coding sequence ATGTTTCATCCCGGCACGCAGACACTGATCGATCACTGGGCGGCCTTGCCCGAGGCCGGTCGGATTCCCGCGCGCGCGGCCTTCGAGCCGATGGGCATGGGGCGGCTGGTCCCGCAACTGTTCACGGCGGACCGCGCCACGGAGGGCGCGACCTTCAGGCTGGCGGGAGCCTGGATCGAGACCCTGCACGCCCGGCCGATGCGCGGCGTGTCCTGGCTGGAGCTGTGGGCGCCGGACAGCCGGCCCCTGGTGGCCGACGCCGTGGTCCAGATCTTCCGGGAGGCTCGCCCCGTCGTGATGGTCGCCGAGGCGGCGCGCCTGAGAGGCGTGCTGGAGATCGTCATCGCCCCCGTGCGTCGGCCGGACGGGACGCCGAATCGCCTGATCGGCCTTTATCAGCCGATCATGGAGCAGGAGCGTCGCTCCGAAGCGGTCGGGCCCCTCTCGGCGCGCCTGTCGATCGGCGTTGGACTGCCGAGCCGCGCGCCGTTGACCCTGGCGGCCCTAGATGGGCGGCGGATCGCCTAG
- a CDS encoding M16 family metallopeptidase encodes MSNARRLLLAAASGLALLSALPAAAQTTAEPSDPWAQAASDIPADSNVRFGILPNGMRYAILRNATPPGQASLRLRIDAGSLMEEENQRGLAHFMEHMAFNGTTNIPENELLAILERLGLAFGADTNAQTGFDQTFYQLDLPRTNDETVDTALRIMREQVSEALMAPDQIEAERGVIQGEERTRNSPGLRALIAQLALLGPGQRVSSRIPIGDMEVIRTAPRERFVNFYEAYYRPSRATMIAVGDFDVDQMEAKIRGAFESWQPSAPDGPEPDLGTVAPRDAETRILVEPGVQSSIQINWIQSPDLDPDTVDERASRIRRGLGLAVLNRRLGELARADNPPFISGSAGAQSWVDSFDVGTISANFNPGGLQRALEAIEQEKRRLVEFGVTQAELAREITDNRTALQNAVAAAATRTTTGLAAGLLNSINDDRVFTAPQTNLDIFNAAVEGLTPAAVDTAVRAVFEGQGPLALVVTPEPIEGGEAAVTAMLAASQAVPVTARAEQAALEWPYASFGAAAQPTGRQEIAEIGTTVVTFANGTRLVVKPTDFRDEQILISVRTGIGELGLSPERPDIQSLAGFTYTAGGLGRLTADELARVLSGRIYGANFSVGGDSYQLSGATRPQDLQLEMQILTAYLTDPGLRPAPFEQIKAFFPQILAQQMATPGGAFAIQSSSLLASGDARQAFPTAADIAGWTNEQLKAGLTAGLASGPIEVVIVGDTTVDDAVAAVGSTLAALPTRGPAAPHAPGADVLRFPAGTPEPIRLTHNGPAEQALGYVAWPTADSVEDETEARRVNLLSAVMELRVLARIREELALAYSPGSGSSASDVYANYGSIYVTAQTTPENQGPFFTEVDAIAASLRDTPITEDELNRARTPQVEALRRSQAGNDYWLSMLGELSSRPNTPGEITSHISDLEAVTPADIQALAQRYLVPSKAWRASVVSASLPAPAQ; translated from the coding sequence ATGTCCAACGCCCGCCGTCTTCTTCTTGCCGCCGCCTCTGGCCTGGCGCTTCTGAGCGCCCTGCCCGCGGCGGCCCAGACCACGGCTGAGCCGTCCGACCCCTGGGCCCAGGCGGCCAGTGATATTCCCGCCGATTCGAACGTCCGCTTCGGCATCCTGCCCAACGGCATGCGCTATGCGATCCTGAGGAACGCCACGCCTCCGGGTCAGGCCAGCCTTCGGCTGCGCATCGATGCGGGCTCGCTGATGGAAGAAGAGAACCAGCGGGGCCTCGCCCACTTCATGGAGCACATGGCCTTCAACGGGACGACCAATATCCCGGAGAACGAGCTCCTGGCGATCCTGGAGCGTCTGGGCCTGGCCTTCGGCGCCGACACCAACGCCCAGACAGGCTTCGACCAGACCTTCTACCAGCTCGACCTGCCGCGCACGAACGACGAGACGGTCGATACCGCCCTACGCATCATGCGCGAACAGGTGTCCGAGGCCCTGATGGCCCCCGACCAGATCGAGGCCGAACGCGGCGTGATCCAGGGCGAGGAGCGCACCCGCAACTCGCCGGGGCTGCGGGCCCTGATCGCCCAGTTGGCCCTGCTCGGGCCGGGCCAGCGCGTCTCCTCGCGGATCCCGATCGGGGATATGGAAGTCATCCGCACCGCGCCGCGCGAGCGCTTCGTCAACTTCTACGAGGCCTATTACCGTCCCTCGCGCGCCACCATGATCGCCGTCGGCGACTTCGACGTCGATCAGATGGAGGCCAAGATTCGAGGCGCCTTCGAAAGCTGGCAGCCGTCCGCCCCGGATGGTCCCGAACCTGACCTGGGCACGGTCGCCCCGCGCGACGCCGAGACCCGCATCCTGGTCGAACCGGGCGTGCAGTCCTCCATCCAGATCAACTGGATCCAGTCTCCGGACCTCGATCCCGATACGGTGGACGAGCGCGCCTCGCGCATCCGCCGCGGGCTCGGTCTGGCGGTTCTGAACCGTCGCCTCGGCGAACTGGCCCGCGCCGACAACCCGCCGTTCATCAGCGGCAGCGCGGGCGCCCAGTCGTGGGTCGACAGCTTCGATGTCGGCACGATCTCGGCCAACTTCAATCCGGGCGGGCTGCAACGCGCGCTGGAAGCGATCGAGCAGGAGAAGCGTCGCCTCGTCGAGTTCGGGGTCACGCAGGCCGAACTGGCGCGCGAGATCACCGACAACCGGACCGCTCTGCAGAACGCCGTCGCCGCCGCCGCCACCCGAACGACGACCGGCCTCGCCGCCGGCCTTCTGAACAGCATCAACGACGATCGGGTCTTCACCGCGCCCCAAACCAATCTCGACATCTTCAACGCCGCCGTCGAAGGCCTGACGCCCGCCGCCGTCGACACCGCCGTGCGCGCGGTCTTCGAAGGTCAGGGCCCCCTGGCCCTGGTCGTCACGCCCGAACCCATCGAGGGCGGAGAGGCCGCCGTCACCGCCATGCTCGCCGCGTCGCAGGCCGTGCCGGTCACCGCCCGAGCCGAGCAAGCCGCTCTGGAATGGCCGTACGCGAGCTTCGGCGCCGCCGCCCAGCCGACCGGCCGTCAGGAGATCGCGGAGATCGGCACGACCGTCGTCACCTTCGCCAACGGCACGCGCCTGGTGGTCAAGCCGACCGACTTCCGCGACGAACAGATCCTGATCAGCGTGCGTACCGGCATCGGCGAGCTGGGCCTGTCGCCCGAGCGACCCGACATCCAGTCCCTGGCCGGGTTCACCTACACCGCCGGGGGTCTCGGCCGCCTGACCGCCGACGAGCTGGCCCGCGTGCTGAGCGGCCGCATCTATGGCGCCAACTTCTCGGTCGGCGGCGACAGCTATCAGCTGAGCGGCGCCACCCGGCCCCAGGACCTGCAGCTCGAGATGCAGATTCTGACCGCCTACCTGACCGATCCCGGCCTGCGCCCGGCGCCGTTCGAGCAGATCAAGGCTTTCTTCCCGCAAATCCTGGCCCAGCAGATGGCCACGCCCGGCGGGGCCTTCGCCATCCAGTCGTCCTCGCTTCTGGCGTCCGGCGATGCGCGTCAGGCCTTCCCAACCGCCGCCGACATCGCCGGCTGGACCAACGAACAGTTGAAGGCCGGCCTCACGGCCGGTCTGGCCTCGGGTCCTATCGAGGTCGTCATAGTCGGCGACACGACGGTGGATGACGCCGTCGCCGCCGTGGGTTCGACCCTGGCCGCCCTGCCGACGCGCGGCCCGGCCGCGCCGCACGCTCCGGGCGCCGATGTCCTTCGCTTCCCCGCCGGTACGCCAGAACCGATCCGCCTGACCCACAACGGTCCGGCCGAACAGGCCCTGGGCTACGTCGCCTGGCCGACGGCGGATTCGGTCGAGGATGAGACCGAAGCGCGTCGGGTGAATCTGCTGTCGGCCGTCATGGAGCTTCGTGTCCTGGCCCGGATCCGCGAGGAACTGGCCCTGGCCTACAGCCCGGGCTCGGGTTCGTCGGCGTCGGATGTCTATGCAAACTACGGCTCGATCTACGTCACGGCCCAGACCACGCCGGAGAACCAGGGTCCGTTCTTCACCGAGGTCGACGCCATCGCCGCTTCGTTACGCGATACGCCGATCACCGAGGATGAGCTGAACCGGGCCCGTACCCCTCAGGTCGAGGCTCTGCGTCGCAGCCAGGCCGGCAACGATTACTGGCTGTCCATGCTCGGCGAGCTATCCAGCCGGCCGAACACGCCCGGCGAGATCACCAGCCACATCTCGGATCTGGAAGCGGTCACGCCGGCCGACATCCAGGCCCTGGCGCAGCGTTATCTGGTCCCGTCCAAGGCTTGGCGCGCCTCGGTCGTATCCGCCAGCCTCCCGGCTCCGGCTCAGTAA
- the hfaD gene encoding holdfast anchor protein HfaD: MARLAPIRLAGTLAATALCVVAATEASAQQDRSIVLNQQLQLGDVIAGQTLNVEGATGEVGVNVAAQGVTLSGTVENGELELSSQQTMRGNTSATTTMTLTGDTQGPVNATTQARGTYLGAGAYGADLSIDATQTVGPSEVTASSTITGSSARLIGGASVGVTAIANTTSLGASGSRVEGTVIQNSAAGVRASNFAGTQYIPETGEFISQSAGNVVTVNSGLASSQDLTIRQRQSGDQVTASTSANSGNAWDLAGRARATGNQALLYNQGGSAVVTTDQSNLSQIQTASRVTSYDFGAATSNAYGTGNEVSIGNNDRYLEIDNSQVNSGGVEVSSTFEGAYGYDAYVAAEAVGNSVTGYACSQCDGQMDVTNSQTNSGTVSATAATTVRGSGRSVATGANAIGNSATFYVSRPGT; the protein is encoded by the coding sequence ATGGCCAGACTCGCGCCGATCCGTCTCGCTGGCACTCTGGCCGCGACGGCGCTGTGCGTCGTAGCCGCTACTGAGGCCAGCGCGCAGCAGGACCGATCGATCGTCCTGAACCAGCAGCTTCAGCTCGGCGACGTCATCGCGGGCCAGACCCTGAATGTCGAAGGCGCCACCGGCGAGGTCGGCGTCAATGTCGCGGCTCAGGGCGTCACCCTGTCTGGGACGGTCGAGAACGGCGAGTTGGAGCTGTCGTCCCAGCAGACCATGCGCGGCAATACCTCCGCCACGACGACGATGACCCTGACCGGCGACACCCAGGGGCCCGTCAATGCGACGACCCAGGCGCGCGGGACCTATCTGGGCGCCGGGGCCTATGGCGCCGATCTGAGCATTGACGCGACGCAGACCGTCGGTCCGTCCGAGGTCACCGCCTCGTCGACCATCACGGGATCCTCGGCCCGGTTGATCGGCGGCGCTTCGGTCGGCGTCACGGCCATCGCCAACACGACCTCGCTGGGCGCCAGCGGCTCGCGCGTCGAGGGCACGGTGATCCAGAACTCCGCCGCCGGCGTGCGCGCCTCGAACTTCGCCGGGACGCAATACATCCCCGAGACGGGAGAGTTCATAAGCCAGTCAGCCGGCAACGTCGTCACGGTGAACTCCGGCCTCGCTTCCAGTCAGGACCTGACCATCCGCCAGCGCCAGTCCGGCGATCAGGTCACCGCCTCCACAAGCGCCAACTCCGGAAATGCCTGGGACCTGGCCGGCCGGGCGCGCGCCACGGGCAACCAGGCGCTGCTGTACAATCAGGGCGGCTCGGCCGTCGTGACCACGGACCAGTCGAACCTCTCGCAGATTCAGACCGCCAGCCGCGTCACCAGCTACGACTTCGGCGCGGCGACCTCGAACGCCTATGGCACGGGCAACGAGGTCTCCATCGGGAATAACGACCGCTATCTGGAGATCGACAACTCCCAGGTGAACTCGGGCGGCGTCGAAGTGAGCTCGACCTTCGAGGGCGCCTACGGTTACGACGCCTATGTCGCGGCCGAGGCCGTCGGCAACTCGGTGACCGGCTACGCCTGCTCCCAGTGCGATGGCCAGATGGACGTCACCAACAGCCAGACGAACTCCGGCACCGTCTCGGCCACCGCAGCGACGACCGTCCGCGGCAGCGGCCGTTCGGTGGCCACGGGCGCGAACGCCATCGGCAACTCGGCCACCTTCTACGTTTCGCGCCCCGGAACCTGA
- the hfaB gene encoding holdfast anchoring protein HfaB, with product MIARTLRPRLRSGVVAAAVAALLSACVSPVAGPGGLYARPIGNAPVTSNSTPYSQALYCLADYARRYNLPSPRMAVGRIGDYTGSVSSDGGRQITQGASLMANSALAKAGARMVERYDTSISEMELRYANNRLIGDEGPDAPADANYRRILAGQVPGSDFYIVGGITEMNYNIRSAGFDAGVGETDTDVPGSGIIQGKVYVMNVALDLRLVQTTTLEVVDVISYQKQIIGREVSAGMFDFLNGNVFDVSAGTGAMEPVGLAVRALIERATLEMMANLYGAPGPEVCIDAANDPLNTVGATGGYYAAYDNTGTNNGQTRADPSRWHSGRDGAVRRSRY from the coding sequence ATGATCGCGCGCACGCTTCGTCCCCGGTTGCGGAGCGGCGTCGTCGCCGCTGCGGTCGCCGCACTCCTGTCCGCCTGCGTCAGTCCGGTGGCGGGCCCGGGCGGCCTCTACGCCCGACCGATCGGCAATGCGCCGGTGACGTCCAACTCGACCCCCTACTCCCAGGCGCTCTACTGCCTGGCCGACTACGCGCGTCGATATAATTTGCCCTCGCCGCGCATGGCGGTGGGCCGGATCGGCGACTACACGGGCTCGGTCTCGTCAGACGGCGGTCGCCAGATCACCCAGGGCGCTTCGCTGATGGCCAACTCCGCCCTGGCCAAGGCCGGCGCGCGGATGGTCGAGCGCTACGACACCTCCATCTCGGAGATGGAGCTCCGCTACGCCAACAACCGCCTGATCGGCGACGAAGGCCCCGACGCGCCCGCCGACGCCAACTACCGCCGCATCTTGGCGGGTCAGGTGCCGGGCTCGGACTTCTACATCGTCGGCGGCATCACCGAGATGAACTACAACATCCGCTCGGCCGGTTTCGACGCCGGGGTGGGCGAGACCGATACCGACGTGCCGGGGTCCGGCATCATCCAGGGCAAGGTCTATGTGATGAACGTCGCCCTTGACCTGCGTCTGGTCCAGACCACCACGCTCGAAGTGGTCGACGTCATCTCCTACCAGAAGCAGATCATCGGCCGCGAAGTCTCGGCCGGCATGTTCGACTTCCTCAACGGCAACGTCTTCGATGTGTCGGCCGGCACCGGCGCGATGGAGCCCGTCGGGCTGGCGGTCCGCGCCCTGATCGAGCGCGCCACTCTGGAGATGATGGCCAATCTGTACGGCGCACCGGGACCGGAGGTCTGCATCGATGCGGCCAACGATCCGCTGAACACGGTAGGCGCGACCGGCGGCTACTACGCCGCCTACGACAACACGGGAACGAACAATGGCCAGACTCGCGCCGATCCGTCTCGCTGGCACTCTGGCCGCGACGGCGCTGTGCGTCGTAGCCGCTACTGA
- the hfaA gene encoding holdfast anchoring protein HfaA — MPFKRTSIALLSLASASVSLSAAAQTSGSAGLATFQNGYGGARQSVATAQTGSTRDQNGNRLIVDGIIQAGASTYSRQSGGVSQTYSGAGGSQGTTIAGSTAIGNNLNVVVQGSHNTVIVNSRQTNTGNVSARTDLTGTLTGLE; from the coding sequence ATGCCCTTCAAGAGGACGTCCATCGCCTTGCTGAGCCTCGCTTCAGCGAGCGTCAGCCTGTCTGCGGCGGCTCAAACGAGCGGCTCGGCGGGTCTGGCGACCTTCCAGAACGGCTATGGCGGCGCTCGCCAGTCGGTCGCGACGGCCCAGACCGGTTCGACCCGGGACCAGAACGGCAATCGGCTGATCGTCGATGGAATTATTCAGGCCGGCGCCTCGACCTATTCGCGCCAGTCCGGGGGCGTGTCCCAGACCTATTCCGGAGCCGGTGGCTCTCAGGGCACGACGATCGCCGGCTCCACGGCCATCGGCAACAATCTGAACGTGGTGGTCCAGGGCAGCCACAACACGGTCATCGTAAACTCGCGTCAGACCAATACGGGCAATGTCAGCGCCCGCACGGATCTGACCGGCACACTGACAGGTCTCGAATGA